The Epinephelus lanceolatus isolate andai-2023 chromosome 1, ASM4190304v1, whole genome shotgun sequence genome has a window encoding:
- the hemk1 gene encoding MTRF1L release factor glutamine methyltransferase isoform X1 has translation MWRRSLSAGYRCFGCRSVGPKGIWGPHAVRTCSAPALPAGRITALQAVDLWRRHFEERGVTEPDHSSQYIIAHLLGAKTIESLEQGKLTEFLSQEKTEQVWKLCSRRLSRMPVQYVIEEWDFRDLTLKMRPPVFIPRPETEELVELVLADLETEPRTGMGAGAQHTCLEVGCGSGAISLSLLKSLPQLKASAVDQSQDAVDLTRENALRLGLQDRLQIYHIDVMKDADAVLSLCSHVSALVSNPPYLFSEDMTTLEPEILRFEDHAALDGGEDGLKVIKQILTLAPQILSNHGRVYLEVDPRHPPLIRRWVEVNVEEMHYVETRHDISGRPRFCILQKEESHKHHKLDLD, from the exons ATGTGGAGAAGATCTCTGAGTGCAGGCTACAGATGCTTTGGGTGCAGGAGTGTTGGACCAAAG GGAATTTGGGGCCCCCATGCAGTGCGTACATGCAGCGCTCCGGCCTTACCTGCAGGCAGGATCACAGCACTCCAGGCAGTGGACTTATGGAGGAGACACTTTGAAGAGAGAGGTGTGACGGAGCCGGACCACTCCAGTCAATACATCATTGCTCATCTGCTCGGGGCTAAAACT ATAGAAAGTCTCGAGCAGGGGAAGTTAACAGAGTTTCTCAGCCAAGAAAAAACAGAGCAGGTGTGGAAGCTCTGCTCTAGACGCTTATCCAG GATGCCTGTGCAGTATGTGATTGAGGAGTGGGACTTCAGAGATCTGACACTGAAGATGAGACCTCCTGTGTTCATACCGAGACCTGAAACTGAG gAGTTAGTTGAACTCGTGCTTGCTGATCTGGAGACAGAGCCCAGGACTGGAATGGGTGCAGGTGCCCAGCACACATGCTTGGAAGTGGGATGTGGCTCCGGTGCCATTTCTCTGAGTCTGCTGAAGAGTCTGCCTCAG CTCAAAGCCAGCGCCGTGGATCAAAGCCAGGATGCGGTGGATTTAACAAGAGAGAATGCGCTGAG gttggggcttcaggacagattacagatttATCATATAGATGTGATGAAAG ATGCAGACGCTGTATTGAGCCTCTGTAGCCACGTCTCAGCTTTGGTGAGTAACCCTCCATACCTGTTCTCAGAGGATATGACGACGCTGGAACCTGAAATACTGAG GTTTGAAGACCACGCTGCTTTAGATGGAGGTGAAGATGGCCTAAAAGTGATCAAACAGATTTTGACATTGGCTCCACAGATTCTATCAAATCATGG CCGTGTTTACTTGGAGGTGGATCCCAGACACCCCCCGCTCATTCGACGGTGGGTGGAGGTGAATGTGGAAGAGATGCATTATGTGGAGACACGGCACGACATCAGCGGCAG GCCACGATTCTGCATCCTTCAGAAAGAAGAGTCACACAAGCACCACAAGCTGGATCTAGATTGA
- the hemk1 gene encoding MTRF1L release factor glutamine methyltransferase isoform X2 translates to MWRRSLSAGYRCFGCRSVGPKGIWGPHAVRTCSAPALPAGRITALQAVDLWRRHFEERGVTEPDHSSQYIIAHLLGAKTIESLEQGKLTEFLSQEKTEQVWKLCSRRLSRMPVQYVIEEWDFRDLTLKMRPPVFIPRPETEELVELVLADLETEPRTGMGAGAQHTCLEVGCGSGAISLSLLKSLPQLKASAVDQSQDAVDLTRENALRLGLQDRLQIYHIDVMKDAVLSLCSHVSALVSNPPYLFSEDMTTLEPEILRFEDHAALDGGEDGLKVIKQILTLAPQILSNHGRVYLEVDPRHPPLIRRWVEVNVEEMHYVETRHDISGRPRFCILQKEESHKHHKLDLD, encoded by the exons ATGTGGAGAAGATCTCTGAGTGCAGGCTACAGATGCTTTGGGTGCAGGAGTGTTGGACCAAAG GGAATTTGGGGCCCCCATGCAGTGCGTACATGCAGCGCTCCGGCCTTACCTGCAGGCAGGATCACAGCACTCCAGGCAGTGGACTTATGGAGGAGACACTTTGAAGAGAGAGGTGTGACGGAGCCGGACCACTCCAGTCAATACATCATTGCTCATCTGCTCGGGGCTAAAACT ATAGAAAGTCTCGAGCAGGGGAAGTTAACAGAGTTTCTCAGCCAAGAAAAAACAGAGCAGGTGTGGAAGCTCTGCTCTAGACGCTTATCCAG GATGCCTGTGCAGTATGTGATTGAGGAGTGGGACTTCAGAGATCTGACACTGAAGATGAGACCTCCTGTGTTCATACCGAGACCTGAAACTGAG gAGTTAGTTGAACTCGTGCTTGCTGATCTGGAGACAGAGCCCAGGACTGGAATGGGTGCAGGTGCCCAGCACACATGCTTGGAAGTGGGATGTGGCTCCGGTGCCATTTCTCTGAGTCTGCTGAAGAGTCTGCCTCAG CTCAAAGCCAGCGCCGTGGATCAAAGCCAGGATGCGGTGGATTTAACAAGAGAGAATGCGCTGAG gttggggcttcaggacagattacagatttATCATATAGATGTGATGAAAG ACGCTGTATTGAGCCTCTGTAGCCACGTCTCAGCTTTGGTGAGTAACCCTCCATACCTGTTCTCAGAGGATATGACGACGCTGGAACCTGAAATACTGAG GTTTGAAGACCACGCTGCTTTAGATGGAGGTGAAGATGGCCTAAAAGTGATCAAACAGATTTTGACATTGGCTCCACAGATTCTATCAAATCATGG CCGTGTTTACTTGGAGGTGGATCCCAGACACCCCCCGCTCATTCGACGGTGGGTGGAGGTGAATGTGGAAGAGATGCATTATGTGGAGACACGGCACGACATCAGCGGCAG GCCACGATTCTGCATCCTTCAGAAAGAAGAGTCACACAAGCACCACAAGCTGGATCTAGATTGA
- the cisha gene encoding cytokine-inducible SH2-containing protein: MILCVPGPRTPLPAAPSTEAPRGMRTGTVPPTPCLQSTPPLWDPTKDLRAIASNFCYLENSGWYWGAVTAAQAHAALQEASEGAFLVRDSSHPLYMLTLSVRTARGPTSIRIQYSGAQFLLDSSSPARPSLSSFPNVLSLVQHYMGPERKAEEGKVEEEAPTKPSQQTIQETSVVLKLKRAVYKPQGLPSLQHLTRLVINRHSDCPNQLPLPRPLLRYIQDYPFKV, encoded by the exons TCCCAGGACTCCTCTTCCCGCTGCTCCGTCCACTGAAGCCCCACGGGGCATGCGGACAGGAACTGTACCTCCCACCCCTTGCCTTCAAAGCACCCCTCCGCTATGGGACCCCACAAAGGACCTGCGGGCGATCGCCAGCAACTTCTGCTATCTAGAAAATTCAG GATGGTACTGGGGAGCTGTAACTGCAGCTCAGGCCCACGCTGCACTACAAGAGGCATCTGAAGGAGCTTTTCTGGTACGGGACAGCAGCCACCCTCTGTACATGCTGACCCTCTCGGTCAGGACTGCACGCGGCCCCACTAGTATACGCATCCAGTACAGTGGCGCCCAGTTTCTTCTTGACTCCAGCTCCCCGGCCCGTCCCAGCCTATCGTCCTTCCCCAACGTGCTCAGTCTGGTGCAACACTACATGGGACCAGAGAGGAAAGCGGAGGAGGGGAAGGTGGAGGAAGAGGCTCCTACCAAACCCTCTCAGCAGACAATTCAGGAGACATCTGTGGTATTAAAACTGAAGCGGGCCGTGTACAAGCCCCAAGGCCTCCCCTCTTTACAGCACCTTACACGCCTTGTTATAAACAGACACTCTGACTGCCCCAACCAGCTACCACTCCCGAGGCCTCTGCTGCGTTACATACAGGACTATCCTTTCAAGGTATGA